In Porites lutea chromosome 9, jaPorLute2.1, whole genome shotgun sequence, a single window of DNA contains:
- the LOC140947976 gene encoding ornithine lipid ester-linked acyl 2-hydroxylase-like — protein MRYFFPKDLIGSCRCHHIYFNSHICLGYKKTRQIILCSLLNIPIDVFYKRVIADKRRPAVFTNYLQMFPWLHQLEANWEAIRDELILFVKNGAGMCNVHTTGGNELNTESKWKLAMVLGYVKPIDEVKSFFPVTLSILTKLPEVQNAAFSLLKAGGSLPPHCGSTASILRYHLALIVPDKGKRSWLTVSGADVPWKEGKGILFDDTFEHSACNGSEKDRVVLIVDIIRPNLGLTDGMIQKLEVWKRTRDFFLGKQS, from the exons ATGAGATATTTTTTCCCCAAGGATCTGATTGGTTCATG TCGTTGCCATCATATTTACTTTAATAGCCATATTTGCTTAGGCTACAAGAAAACAAGGCAAATTATCCTGTGCTCGCTTCTCAATATTCCGATTGATGTTTTCTACAAGCGAGTAATAGCTGATAAAAGACGTCCAG CCGTGTTCACGAACTATCTTCAGATGTTTCCATGGTTGCATCAACTAGAAGCTAACTGGGAAGCTATTCGAGATGAGCTGATTTTGTTCGTGAAAAATGGCGCTGGAATGTGCAACGTCCACACAACTGGTGGCAACGAGCTCAATACAGAAAGCAAATGGAAACTGGCGATGGTTTTAGGCTACGTCAAACCCATAGACGAGGTTAAGTCTTTTTTTCCTGTCACACTCTCCATATTGACAAAGCTTCCTGAAGTCCAAAATGCAGCATTTTCGCTTCTGAAAGCAGGAGGATCACTTCCGCCGCACTGTGGGTCCACAGCGTCTATTCTACGCTATCATCTGGCGTTGATTGTACCAGACAAGGGGAAACGTTCTTGGCTGACAGTAAGTGGCGCTGATGTACCATGGAAAGAGGGAAAAGGGATCTTGTTCGACGACACTTTTGAACATTCTGCTTGTAATGGTTCAGAAAAGGATCGCGTTGTGCTAATTGTTGACATTATTAGACCAAACCTGGGACTTACAGATGGAATGATTCAAAAGTTGGAAGTTTGGAAACGGACAAGGGATTTTTTCCTTGGAAAACAAAGTTGA
- the LOC140949274 gene encoding FAD-linked oxidoreductase DDB_G0289697-like: protein MNFPKKNADHEIKALCKESPNLLVALEGQDEYKKSMGRLFCENDSNKPRAFFTPKTTDDVCRVLQYASANQLQVSVLGGGHDPKGLAIIHDALVLDMSAMNHIDIDPQTATAWVEAGVNVKDLDDVTCPQGLAAVNGSCTTVGVVGFTLGGGFGFLSRTKGLAVDNCLQMEIVTATGQRIVASSQEHRHLFWVLRGAGQVGYGVVTKLQVQLHTLQEQYVGGRFWYVPMSSTKLKELLHVMNEFCRSAEDEITFNIYLITQIPGVAVDYFYDGHPSEAEGKLLPFLRSITERFGPPGESSTAVNGPWEEQTTSYVEYQQRFGEEPVKTYKMWKSAFLGELTPEVIHIIISQLEEAPVSSNPHTIGLELLGGEINRKSPDSCSYVHRDALYLFSVQAVWTPGDEAKGNAHACRQWAEETARSLLPHSLGSYQNYADCGENTRAQRLENYFGKANIQRLKELKEEYDPLGIFTREHFRL from the exons ATGAACTTCCCCAAGAAAAACGCTGATCATGAGATCAAGGCTTTGTGCAAAGAATCACCAAACCTGTTAGTGGCTCTAGAGGGACAGGACGAGTATAAAAAATCCATGGGAAGGTTGTTCTGTGAAAACGACTCCAACAAACCAAGAGCTTTCTTCACGCCCAAGACTACGGATGACGTATGTCGTGTGCTGCAATACGCCTCAGCCAATCAGCTTCAAGTATCAGTGCTTGGTGGGGGGCATGACCCTAAAG GCTTGGCTATCATTCACGATGCCCTCGTTCTCGACATGTCTGCAATGAATCACATCGACATTGATCCTCAGACAGCAACAGCCTGGGTCGAGGCAGGAGTGAACGTGAAGGATCTTGATGACGTCACATGCCCACAAGGCCTGGCTGCAGTGAATGGCTCCTGCACGACTGTCGGTGTAGTAGGTTTCACTTTAGGTGGAGGCTTTGGGTTTCTCAGCAGGACGAAGGGGCTGGCAGTCGACAACTGTCTTCAAATGGAAATTGTCACTgctactggtcagcggatagtTGCATCTTCGCAAGAGCACAGACATCTCTTCTGGGTATTGAGAGGAGCTGGGCAAGTGGGATATGGCGTGGTTACGAAGCTACAAGTCCAATTACATACCTTGCAAGAACAATACGTCGGAG GTCGCTTTTGGTACGTCCCGATGAGCTCAACAAAGCTTAAGGAACTTCTGCACGTTATGAACGAGTTTTGTAGATCAGCTGAAGATGAAATAACTTTCAACATTTACCTTATAACACAAATCCCTGGGGTTGCAGTGGATTACTTCTATGACGGACATCCAAGTGAAGCCGAGGGAAAACTCCTTCCGTTCCTTCGTAGTATAACAGAGAGGTTTGGTCCCCCGGGAGAGAGTTCTACCGCTGTTAATGGTCCTTGGGAAGAACAGACCACCTCTTATGTCGAGTACCAGCAAAGATTTGGGGAGGAACCAGTGAAAACCTACAAGATGTGGAAATCTGCTTTTCTGGGAGAGTTGACTCCAGAG GTCATTCATATCATCATCAGCCAATTGGAAGAAGCTCCAGTTTCTTCTAACCCACACACTATCGGCCTCGAGCTCTTGGGCGGAGAAATCAACCGTAAGTCACCTGATTCTTGCTCCTACGTGCACAGAGATGCACTATATTTGTTCAGTGTGCAGGCCGTGTGGACGCCTGGAGACGAGGCTAAAGGTAATGCGCATGCGTGCAGGCAGTGGGCAGAAGAGACGGCCCGGTCATTACTGCCTCACTCACTTGGATCATATCAGAATTATGCTGACTGTGGAGAAAACACTAGGGCGCAACGCCTGGAAAATTATTTTGGCAAGGCAAATATCCAGAGGTTAAAGGAACTTAAAGAGGAGTATGATCCGCTTGGCATATTCACCAGAGAACATTTCAGACTTTGA